The Deinococcus sonorensis KR-87 genome includes a window with the following:
- a CDS encoding PIG-L deacetylase family protein, translating to MRLLMIFPHPDDEVYGASGTIMDFVQAGETVGLVTLTRGEAGRTLGLADSPEALGRLREVELRACLDVLGLQVHEHLNFPDKYLKDQPFEPLVEVALSALQRHRPQTLLTFPPNGSNGHPDHVTTHRAVKAAWDRLPEGERPELWYYAGPAPEQPDLLAEYLPPNVQRDVSHHITRKLQAIACHRTQALSTVDFIRKFPQRIIQETFHRVAPPSSGDEAPQH from the coding sequence ATGCGACTGCTGATGATCTTTCCCCACCCGGACGACGAGGTGTACGGCGCGTCCGGCACCATCATGGATTTCGTGCAGGCGGGCGAGACGGTGGGCCTGGTGACCCTCACGCGCGGCGAGGCGGGACGCACCCTGGGCCTCGCCGACAGCCCGGAAGCGCTGGGCCGCCTGCGGGAGGTGGAGTTGCGCGCCTGCCTGGACGTGCTGGGGCTGCAGGTTCACGAGCACCTGAACTTCCCCGACAAGTACCTGAAAGACCAGCCGTTCGAGCCGCTGGTGGAGGTGGCCCTCTCCGCGCTGCAGCGCCACCGGCCCCAGACGCTGCTGACCTTTCCGCCCAACGGCAGCAACGGTCACCCGGACCACGTCACCACCCACCGGGCGGTCAAGGCCGCCTGGGACCGCCTGCCGGAAGGGGAGCGCCCGGAGCTGTGGTATTACGCCGGCCCCGCCCCGGAGCAGCCGGACCTGCTGGCCGAGTACCTGCCACCGAACGTGCAGCGCGACGTGTCGCACCACATCACCCGCAAGCTGCAGGCCATCGCCTGTCACCGCACCCAGGCGCTCAGCACGGTGGACTTTATCCGGAAGTTTCCGCAGCGCATCATCCAGGAGACCTTCCACCGTGTGGCCCCCCCCAGTTCGGGGGACGAAGCCCCGCAGCACTGA
- a CDS encoding ABC transporter ATP-binding protein, translated as MTAAAVSAPNAIEVRGLTKAFRDQTILDDINMTVRAGEVYALTGPNGAGKTTLIRCLTGLAFPTRGRVSLMGRNVHTDGPRARAFLGAVVEAPARFYPQLTGTQNLTLHARLAAMTPSGRRVGRDRIREVLALLELTRMEDRRVAEYSLGQRQRLGVAAAILADPKVLILDEPTSGLDPLGINLIHRIVTSVAASGCAVVLSTHHLREIATYAHTVGILTASRLVDTIDLRTRQAAYRFRVDDSHRAAALLQQLPYVQRASSRAPYAVAELGGEERVPDALAALSASGFRVYEAAPDHFDLYEYYRERVAHA; from the coding sequence GTGACTGCCGCCGCCGTGTCCGCACCGAACGCCATTGAGGTGCGTGGGTTGACCAAAGCGTTCCGGGACCAGACCATTCTGGACGACATCAACATGACGGTGCGCGCCGGCGAGGTCTACGCCCTGACCGGCCCCAACGGCGCCGGCAAGACCACGCTGATCCGCTGCCTGACCGGGCTGGCCTTTCCTACCCGCGGCCGGGTGTCGCTGATGGGCCGCAACGTCCACACCGACGGCCCGCGCGCCCGCGCCTTCCTGGGCGCGGTGGTGGAGGCCCCGGCGCGCTTCTACCCGCAGCTGACCGGCACCCAGAACCTGACCCTGCACGCCCGGCTGGCCGCCATGACGCCCAGCGGCCGGCGGGTGGGCCGCGACCGCATCCGCGAGGTGCTGGCGCTGCTGGAACTGACCCGCATGGAGGACCGACGGGTGGCCGAGTACTCGCTGGGGCAGCGGCAGCGGCTGGGCGTGGCGGCCGCCATCCTGGCCGACCCGAAGGTGCTGATTCTGGACGAGCCCACCAGCGGCCTGGACCCGCTGGGCATCAACCTGATTCACCGCATCGTGACCAGCGTGGCGGCCAGTGGCTGCGCGGTGGTCCTGAGCACCCACCACCTGCGCGAGATCGCCACCTATGCCCATACCGTCGGCATCCTGACCGCCTCGCGGCTGGTGGACACCATTGACCTGCGCACCCGCCAGGCGGCCTACCGCTTCCGGGTGGACGACAGTCACCGCGCCGCCGCGCTGCTTCAGCAGCTGCCGTACGTGCAGCGGGCCAGCTCGCGCGCGCCGTACGCGGTGGCCGAGCTGGGCGGTGAGGAGCGGGTGCCGGACGCGCTCGCGGCGCTGAGCGCGTCCGGCTTCCGGGTCTACGAGGCCGCTCCCGACCAC